The genomic region GGCGGTGGCCGCGGTGCGGCGGGGCCTGGACGAGGCGCAGGAGCGCACGGGGATCACCGCCAACATCATCGTGACGGGCTTGCGACAGATCGATCCGGCGCACTCGCTGGAGATGGCGAAGCTGGCCGTCGACTGGAAGGGCCGCGGCGTGGTCGCCTTCGACCTGGCCGGCGACGAGTCGGATAACCCGCCCAAGCGCCACGCCGAGTCGTTCTACCACGTGATGAACAACAACCAGAACGTGACCATCCATGCGGGCGAGGGTTTCGGCGCCGCTTCCATCCACCAGGCCCTGCACCGCTGCGGAGCCAACCGCATCGGCCACGGCACGCGCCTGGAGGAGGATCCCGACCTGTTGGCCTATGTGGCCAACAACCGCGTGCCCCTGGAAGTCTGCCTGTCCAGCAACCTGCAGAGCTGCGTGGTGGACGACCTCTCGCACCACCCCTTCCGGCACTACCTGCAGAAGGGCCTGCGGGTGTGCCTGAACACCGACAACACGCTGTTCGCGCGCACTTCGCCGGTGGGTGAGCTGCGCCTGGCCGTGGACACGTTCGACCTGACCCTGCTGGAGACGGAGAATCTCCTCATCAACGGCTTCAAGAGCGCGTTCCTGCCCGAGCGCCGCAAGCGCGAGATGGTGGTGGCGGCGCTGGCGCGCTTCGCCGCGCTGCGCGACGAACTCGACCTCGACAGCCGGCCCCGCGCCGTCGGGTCGTGAATGATCCGGTACGGTTCCCGACCCCGAGGGTCGGGTCCGTTCGCTGACCAGACCCTGGTCTTCATGGGCGGCGGGCCCGTTCCCGCCGGGCGCTGCGGCCGCCGTTTGCCGTCACACGGCGTGCCCCCGGCGGCGCGCGGAAGGAGCCTTCGCATGCGTCGCTATCTTGTCGCCGGCAACTGGAAGATGAACCTCGGGCCGGCCGCCGGTCGTGAACTGGCTGCCGGCGTGGCGGAACGTCTGCGTGGGCGTAACCTGCGCGGCGACGTCCTGGTGTGCCCGCCGTACGTGACTATTCCTGCGGTTGCAGGCCCCGCCGACGGGAACCCGCTGCTGCTGGGCGCGCAGAACTGCGGCGACCAGGACGGCGGCGCCTTCACCGGCGAAGTGGCGCCCTCGATGCTGAAGGAGGCGGGCGTCCAGTACGTCATCATCGCCCACAGCGAGCGCCGCCAGTACCAGCGCGAGGACGACGACCTCTTCGTGCGCAAGATCAACCTGCTGCACGCCGCCGGCCTGAAGGCCATCTTCTGCTACGGCGAACTGCTGGGCGAACGCAAGGCTGGACGCGAGCGCGAGGTCGTCCAGAAGCAGCTCGAGGGCGTGCTCCCGCGCCTGGAATTCGCCGACCCGTACAACACGGTGCTGGCGTACGAACCGGTGTGGGCCATTGGCACGGGCGAGACGGCCACGGCGGTCCAGGCCCAGGAGATGCACGCCTGGTCGCGCGAGATCGTGGCCCGCCTGCTCGGCGCCGGCCCCGCTTCGCACATGCGGATCCTCTACGGCGGCAGCTGCAAGGCGAGCAATGCCTGCGAGCTGTTCGGCCAGACGGATGTCGACGGCGGCCTGATCGGCGGCGCCAGCCTGAAGGTCGATGACTTCGTCGGGATCGTCGAAGGCGCCGAAGCGGCCATCGGCTGAGACCGGCCACCACCGTGCCTACTTTCGCAAGCCAAGGAGAACGCCGTGCGTGACCGCATTGTACCGTCGGGCCTGGCCGCAGCACTGGTTGCTTCGTGCGTCCTCGCCCTTGTGACCGCTCCTGCCCAGGCGGCCCCTCGTCGCGCGCAGCCGCAGCCTGCCCCGCTGCTGCCTGAACTGCCGGCCAACACCGAGATCCTGCGCCTGGAGAACGGGCTGCCCGTGGTGTTGCTGCGCAATCCGGGTCAGCCCATGGTGGGCATCTACACACAGGTGCTCGTGGGCTCGGCGCGCGAGGACTTCCGCACCAGCGGCATGAGCCACATGCTCGAGCACCTGCTGTTCAACGGTACGCAGGAGTACACGCAGGAGGAGTTGTACCAGGCGGCGGATGCAGTGGGCGCCTACAACAACGCGAACACGACCGATTTCTACACCAACTACATGATGGTGGTTCCCGCCGAGCACCTGGAGAAGGGGATGGACCTGCAGTCGCAGATGCTCTTCTACTCCCTGGTGCCGGCCGAGAAGTTCGCCAAGGAGCAGGGCATCGTCGTGGGTGAGATCGTGCAGGGGCGCGACCGTCCGGGCGAGTTCGCCGAGAACACCCTGCGCGAGGTCATTTTCGCGGGATCGGACCTGGAACTGCCCACCGTCGGCACGATGGCCACCATCGAGCACATGAATCGTGACGACGTCTATGAGTTCTATCGCCGCTGGTACGTGCCCAACAACATGATCCTGACCGTGGCCGGCAACTTCGACCGGGCGCAGGTGCTGGAATGGCTGGAGAAGTACTACGGCGGCGTGCCGCCCGGTACCCTCACCCGACCGGACCAGCGGCCGGCCCGGCCCATCGAGACGACGCGCGGCGTCACGCGGCGCGGCGGCGATTCGCGGGCGCTGGCGCTGGTCTTCACGGCGCCCACCTGGGGGCAGGACGACCACACGGCGTTCCTCGTGCTGAACGAGTTGCTCACGCTCGAGGGCAGCGGCATCATCACGCGCGCCCTGGGCGCCGTCGACGAGGCGCAGCGTCCCGAGGTCTCGAGCTGGTGGGAGGCGGCGCCGGGCTACGGCCGTCTGGTGTTGCGCTTCGAGCTCCAGGAGGGCACCGATGCCGAGACGCTGCTGCCGCTGGTGCAGCGCGCGGTGGCCGATGCCGCCGACGGAGGCATCGACGAAACGGCGATCCGCGGCATCGCCCGGCTCAACGCCACACAGACCCTGCTCAACCGCGAACAACTGCGCATGACCGGCATCTACATCGCCGACGCGCTGGTGCAGGGTGGCCCCGACGCGTTCGTGGGTTACCTCGACCGCCTGAACGCGGTCACCGCCGACGACGTGTCGCGCGTGCTCGACCGCTGGCTCGCGGGAGCGCCGTGCCTGGCGGTCCTCATCGAGCCGGCGGCGCCGGCGGCTCCTGCAACGCAGGGGCCGCCCGCGGGAATGCCCGGTGGTGCACCGGCGGGCATGCCGGGGCGGATGCCGGCAGCAGCCCCGGAAGCGCCGAAGGAGCCCGCAGCGCCGGCCGTCCCGGCAGCGCCCGCGGCGCCCGAGGTCGAGCGTACGGTCCTGCCGACCGGCGCCGTCGTGGTCAGCCAGACCAATCCGGCCAGCCCGCTCACGGCGATCCACCTGACGGTGCGCGCCCGCTCGCGGCTGGACCGCGAACTGGCCGCAGCCGGCGCCGTGGACCTGGCGCACCGGCTTCTCGACGAGGGTTTCGCCGGCTGCAACGGCGAGTGCCTGGCGGCGCGCCTGCGTGAGTTGGGTGCGCTCGTGAAGAAGGTTGACGACCCCGGCATCCCGATGGACGACTACTACACCAGCGGGCGGTACAGCTTCATCCGCGTCGAATGCGCGGCCGGGAACGGCCGCGAGGTGCTGGCCTTGCTCGCCGAGGCGCTCCGCGGAGCCGCTTTCGACGAGGCCGGTTTCACGCGCCTGCGCGGCCAGCGCGTGGCCGACCTGGGCCGCCAGCAGGGCAGTGCCCGGGTCGTGGCCGACGCACTCCTGGACCGGGAACTGTTCGGCGACCACGCCCTGACGATGCCCCCGGAAGGCGACGCGCAGTCGATCGGCGGCCTGACCTATCGCCAGGTGCGCGCGGTGTTCGGCGAGGCGTTCGCGCCACGCAACCTGATCATCGCCTGCGTGGGGCCCCAGTCGCACGCGCAGTGGTGTGCCGACGTGGCCGCGCTCCTGCCCGGACGCGGCGTTCCGACCGCGGCCCTGCCGCCGCTGCCGGTCACCGCAGCGGCCGGCGCCGCGAAGGCGACGGTGGGCGGGCAGCTGACGGCCATCCGCCTGGGCTCGGTTTTCGATGTGGCTCCGGGCGATGAACGCGCCCTGGGCCTGCTCGTGTCGATTCTCAGTGATCGACTGGCGATGGAACTGCGCGAGACCCGCGGCCTCAGCTACAGCGTCGGCGCTTCGGTGGAGCTGGAGGCCGGACAGGCGACCATGACGGCGTGGCTGAACCCGCCG from bacterium harbors:
- the add gene encoding adenosine deaminase codes for the protein MKLGDYRPSDLLRGSAIGDDVLRLLPKTDLHCHLDGSLRLATFMELGRARGMDMPEDPEAVRALYFPPDRQAVTHEFLKHFDHTAAVLQDEAGLTRVARELAEDFAAESVWCLEVRFCPLMHQREGLSGDQAVAAVRRGLDEAQERTGITANIIVTGLRQIDPAHSLEMAKLAVDWKGRGVVAFDLAGDESDNPPKRHAESFYHVMNNNQNVTIHAGEGFGAASIHQALHRCGANRIGHGTRLEEDPDLLAYVANNRVPLEVCLSSNLQSCVVDDLSHHPFRHYLQKGLRVCLNTDNTLFARTSPVGELRLAVDTFDLTLLETENLLINGFKSAFLPERRKREMVVAALARFAALRDELDLDSRPRAVGS
- a CDS encoding triose-phosphate isomerase — protein: MRRYLVAGNWKMNLGPAAGRELAAGVAERLRGRNLRGDVLVCPPYVTIPAVAGPADGNPLLLGAQNCGDQDGGAFTGEVAPSMLKEAGVQYVIIAHSERRQYQREDDDLFVRKINLLHAAGLKAIFCYGELLGERKAGREREVVQKQLEGVLPRLEFADPYNTVLAYEPVWAIGTGETATAVQAQEMHAWSREIVARLLGAGPASHMRILYGGSCKASNACELFGQTDVDGGLIGGASLKVDDFVGIVEGAEAAIG
- a CDS encoding insulinase family protein; translated protein: MRDRIVPSGLAAALVASCVLALVTAPAQAAPRRAQPQPAPLLPELPANTEILRLENGLPVVLLRNPGQPMVGIYTQVLVGSAREDFRTSGMSHMLEHLLFNGTQEYTQEELYQAADAVGAYNNANTTDFYTNYMMVVPAEHLEKGMDLQSQMLFYSLVPAEKFAKEQGIVVGEIVQGRDRPGEFAENTLREVIFAGSDLELPTVGTMATIEHMNRDDVYEFYRRWYVPNNMILTVAGNFDRAQVLEWLEKYYGGVPPGTLTRPDQRPARPIETTRGVTRRGGDSRALALVFTAPTWGQDDHTAFLVLNELLTLEGSGIITRALGAVDEAQRPEVSSWWEAAPGYGRLVLRFELQEGTDAETLLPLVQRAVADAADGGIDETAIRGIARLNATQTLLNREQLRMTGIYIADALVQGGPDAFVGYLDRLNAVTADDVSRVLDRWLAGAPCLAVLIEPAAPAAPATQGPPAGMPGGAPAGMPGRMPAAAPEAPKEPAAPAVPAAPAAPEVERTVLPTGAVVVSQTNPASPLTAIHLTVRARSRLDRELAAAGAVDLAHRLLDEGFAGCNGECLAARLRELGALVKKVDDPGIPMDDYYTSGRYSFIRVECAAGNGREVLALLAEALRGAAFDEAGFTRLRGQRVADLGRQQGSARVVADALLDRELFGDHALTMPPEGDAQSIGGLTYRQVRAVFGEAFAPRNLIIACVGPQSHAQWCADVAALLPGRGVPTAALPPLPVTAAAGAAKATVGGQLTAIRLGSVFDVAPGDERALGLLVSILSDRLAMELRETRGLSYSVGASVELEAGQATMTAWLNPPSNRGEEGRVALREFIEGFDPATITAEEVTRTHAARRGRLMMRRLSSLGQAYYLAMAELDGDLAAYARGLAGGEPPALTDLQAAAVKYLAGRPWVEVVVD